A single Providencia manganoxydans DNA region contains:
- a CDS encoding YjgN family protein, translating to MEKTTNSYLNIEKENLCSETHPVIFHGKKSEYFLIWLVNLLLTIITLGVYSAWATVRTRRYFLGNTEINGSRFEYHASAFRIFLTRLIIVVLLVLFIVSEYIHVGFKYAFLATLFLLTPYFLVRSWRFNAIMTSYRNVRFNFQTNYSKAYWIILLLPFLLIVASIVSVYGIGSVISIINTINQRNNGYSYQELKSFYFVMSIVQIAVMTVLLYLIASFRSKKIYEFFVNHLCFGKSNFSIKLKYSKFLNIYGIAFLIFLPFLIIAALGFYQFLSTEVFHANYNVDKKSTSFVTSVLFLSYIDVYVGFFVSYAYIHVATRRLVINTMEFNNTLNFKSTMTFSSYLLLLITNALLVIFTLGFGAPLAQIRYANYMAENTKIIGDLSLKNEIAHDDTHATALHDEVLNEFDLGLSI from the coding sequence ATGGAAAAGACAACAAACTCTTATTTAAATATAGAAAAAGAAAACCTGTGTTCGGAAACTCATCCTGTTATATTTCATGGTAAAAAATCCGAGTATTTCTTAATTTGGCTCGTAAACTTACTGCTAACAATAATCACTCTAGGTGTTTACTCCGCATGGGCTACAGTAAGAACAAGAAGATATTTCTTAGGAAATACAGAAATTAATGGTTCTAGATTTGAGTATCATGCATCCGCTTTCAGGATCTTTTTAACACGCTTAATTATTGTTGTACTGTTAGTTTTATTCATAGTAAGCGAGTATATTCACGTAGGTTTTAAATATGCATTTTTAGCTACCCTATTCCTTTTAACGCCCTATTTTTTAGTTCGTTCATGGCGTTTTAATGCAATAATGACGAGTTACAGAAATGTGAGATTTAATTTTCAAACCAATTACTCTAAAGCCTATTGGATTATACTGCTCCTCCCATTTCTATTAATAGTAGCATCAATAGTATCTGTTTATGGAATTGGCTCAGTTATTTCCATCATAAACACGATAAATCAACGAAATAATGGGTATTCATACCAAGAATTAAAGAGTTTTTACTTTGTTATGTCGATTGTTCAAATCGCTGTAATGACTGTTTTACTCTACCTTATTGCTAGTTTTCGCTCAAAAAAAATATATGAATTTTTTGTAAATCACCTTTGTTTTGGAAAGTCAAATTTTAGTATAAAATTAAAATATTCAAAATTTCTTAATATCTATGGGATCGCTTTTTTAATATTTTTACCTTTTTTAATCATAGCAGCGTTAGGTTTCTATCAATTTTTATCTACAGAAGTCTTTCATGCAAACTACAATGTAGATAAAAAGAGCACTTCATTTGTTACAAGTGTTCTATTCCTGAGTTATATAGATGTATACGTTGGTTTTTTTGTTTCCTATGCCTATATTCATGTCGCTACTCGACGTCTTGTCATCAATACAATGGAATTCAATAACACATTGAATTTCAAATCAACAATGACATTTTCATCCTATTTACTATTGTTAATTACCAATGCTTTATTGGTTATTTTCACTTTAGGTTTTGGTGCACCTCTCGCCCAAATACGTTATGCCAATTATATGGCTGAAAATACAAAAATTATTGGTGATCTATCATTAAAAAATGAAATAGCTCATGACGATACACACGCAACGGCTTTACATGATGAAGTTCTCAATGAGTTTGATCTTGGGCTCAGTATATGA
- the osmB gene encoding osmotically-inducible lipoprotein OsmB yields MNTTSKRVMTFTLAAVLAVSLSACSNMSKRDKNTAVGAGVGAVGGAILTGGSTLGTVGGAAVGGIIGHQVGK; encoded by the coding sequence ATGAACACGACAAGTAAACGCGTTATGACATTTACTCTTGCTGCTGTACTAGCTGTGAGTTTAAGTGCTTGCTCAAACATGTCAAAACGAGATAAGAATACTGCTGTTGGCGCAGGTGTTGGTGCTGTTGGCGGAGCGATCCTAACTGGCGGTAGCACACTTGGTACTGTCGGTGGCGCTGCGGTTGGGGGGATCATAGGACATCAAGTCGGAAAATAG
- a CDS encoding exoribonuclease II gives MFQDNPLLAQLKQQLHSQTPRVEGLVKSTDKGFGFLEVDGQKSYFIPPPQMKKVMHGDRIIAAVHTDKDREFAEPEELIEPFLSRFVGRIQKKDNDNRLFVIPDHPLLKDAISCRPIKEVTHDFVQGDWVVAQMRRHPLKGDKGFYADITEFITDGEDHFAPWWVTLRRHQLDRAEPQMVDGERDDEGIERVDLTDLHFVTIDSASTEDMDDALYVERTENGDIKLYIAIADPTSYIKKDSELDKLALARSYTNYLPGFNIPMLPRELSDNLCSLRPNERRPALVCCATILDDGHIADDIQFFSAWVESKSKLVYDEVSDWLEKSGSWQPANKTDQQQIELLKEMADKRHQWRQQNALVFKDRPDYRFILDDKGNVIDIIVESRRSANRIVEEAMITANLCAAIQLKNSLGFGVFNVHMGFEPLQIEQVVQTLKDHGIETTAESLLTLEGFRQLRRKLDAQPTQFLDSRIRRFQTFAEVKGEPGPHFGLGFDAYATWTSPIRKYTDIVNHRLLKSVIAGKPSTDKPTEELSLKLAERRRANRMAERDVGDWLYARFLKPFEGTDKAFPAEIIDITRGGVRVRLTDNGAVAFIPAPFLHSVRDEIQCSQETGSVLIKGEPAYQLNDIINVNIAEVRMETRNIVARPVA, from the coding sequence ATGTTTCAAGACAACCCATTGCTCGCGCAACTTAAACAGCAGCTACACTCTCAAACGCCTCGCGTTGAGGGCTTAGTTAAAAGCACCGATAAAGGTTTCGGTTTCCTAGAAGTAGATGGTCAAAAAAGCTACTTTATTCCACCGCCACAAATGAAAAAAGTCATGCATGGTGATCGCATCATTGCCGCTGTTCATACTGATAAAGATCGCGAATTCGCTGAACCTGAAGAGCTGATTGAACCCTTTCTCAGCCGCTTTGTGGGTAGAATTCAAAAAAAAGATAACGATAACCGTTTATTCGTTATTCCTGATCATCCACTTCTGAAAGATGCTATCTCTTGCCGCCCAATCAAAGAAGTTACTCATGACTTTGTTCAAGGCGATTGGGTCGTCGCTCAGATGCGCCGCCATCCTTTAAAAGGTGACAAGGGTTTTTATGCAGATATCACTGAGTTTATTACTGATGGCGAAGATCATTTTGCTCCTTGGTGGGTAACGTTACGCCGTCATCAACTCGACCGCGCTGAGCCGCAAATGGTTGACGGTGAGCGTGATGATGAAGGTATTGAGCGTGTTGATTTAACTGACTTACACTTTGTCACTATTGATAGCGCAAGCACCGAAGATATGGATGATGCGCTCTATGTCGAAAGAACAGAAAATGGTGATATAAAGTTGTATATCGCTATTGCTGATCCAACAAGCTACATCAAAAAAGATAGTGAACTAGATAAGCTCGCTTTAGCGCGTTCTTATACTAACTATCTACCGGGTTTTAACATTCCAATGCTGCCTAGAGAGCTGTCAGATAATCTTTGCTCTTTGCGCCCGAATGAACGTCGCCCTGCTCTGGTATGCTGTGCAACTATTTTAGATGATGGCCACATTGCTGATGATATTCAATTTTTCAGCGCATGGGTCGAGTCTAAATCCAAGTTAGTCTATGATGAAGTTTCTGATTGGCTAGAAAAGTCTGGTAGTTGGCAGCCTGCAAACAAGACTGATCAACAGCAAATTGAATTATTGAAAGAGATGGCTGATAAGCGCCATCAATGGCGTCAACAAAATGCATTAGTATTTAAAGATCGCCCAGACTACCGTTTCATATTAGATGATAAAGGTAATGTCATTGATATTATTGTTGAAAGCCGTCGCTCAGCCAATCGTATTGTTGAAGAAGCCATGATCACCGCGAACTTATGCGCTGCAATCCAACTCAAAAATAGCTTAGGTTTTGGGGTATTTAACGTGCATATGGGCTTTGAGCCCTTACAGATTGAGCAAGTTGTACAAACACTAAAAGATCACGGTATTGAAACAACGGCTGAATCTTTACTTACACTTGAAGGTTTCCGTCAACTTCGCCGTAAATTAGATGCTCAACCAACCCAATTCCTAGATAGCCGCATTCGTCGTTTCCAAACTTTTGCTGAAGTTAAAGGTGAGCCAGGACCACACTTTGGGCTCGGTTTTGATGCTTATGCAACATGGACTTCACCGATCCGTAAATATACGGATATCGTTAATCATCGCCTGCTCAAATCAGTTATTGCCGGTAAGCCTTCTACCGACAAACCAACTGAAGAGCTTTCTTTAAAGCTAGCAGAGCGTCGTCGCGCAAATCGCATGGCAGAACGAGATGTCGGTGATTGGTTATATGCGCGATTCTTGAAGCCATTTGAAGGGACAGATAAAGCCTTCCCTGCTGAAATCATTGATATAACCCGCGGTGGTGTACGTGTTAGATTAACCGATAATGGCGCTGTCGCCTTTATACCTGCTCCATTCTTACATTCTGTACGCGATGAAATTCAATGCAGCCAAGAAACGGGTAGCGTGCTAATTAAAGGTGAGCCCGCATACCAACTCAATGATATTATTAATGTCAACATCGCCGAAGTGCGTATGGAAACTCGTAATATTGTTGCTCGCCCTGTTGCATAA
- the nth gene encoding endonuclease III — translation MNKSKRIEILTRLRDNNPNPTTELQFSSPFELLIAVLLSAQATDVSVNKATAKLYPVANTPEAMLALGVDGIKEYIKTIGLFNTKAESVIKTCKILIEKHNSQVPEDREALEALPGVGRKTANVVLNTAFGWPTIAVDTHIFRVCNRTNFAPGKNVVEVEEKLLKVVPAEFKVDCHHWLILHGRYTCIARKPRCGSCIIEDLCEFKDKVYPEN, via the coding sequence ATGAATAAATCGAAACGCATTGAAATATTAACTCGCCTGCGCGATAACAATCCAAATCCTACCACGGAGCTGCAATTCAGCTCCCCTTTTGAATTGCTGATAGCCGTATTGCTATCAGCGCAAGCGACCGATGTCAGTGTCAATAAAGCGACTGCAAAATTATACCCTGTCGCTAACACCCCTGAAGCCATGTTAGCGCTTGGTGTTGATGGTATTAAAGAATACATCAAGACTATTGGCCTATTTAATACTAAAGCCGAAAGCGTAATTAAAACGTGCAAAATCCTAATCGAAAAGCATAACAGCCAAGTCCCTGAAGATCGCGAAGCACTAGAAGCGCTTCCTGGAGTAGGTCGTAAAACGGCGAATGTCGTCCTCAATACGGCTTTTGGTTGGCCTACCATTGCTGTTGATACCCATATTTTCCGCGTTTGTAATCGAACTAATTTTGCTCCGGGTAAGAATGTCGTCGAAGTTGAAGAAAAACTTCTAAAAGTCGTTCCAGCAGAATTTAAAGTTGACTGCCATCATTGGCTGATTTTGCATGGTCGTTATACTTGCATTGCACGTAAACCTCGCTGTGGCTCGTGCATTATCGAAGACCTCTGTGAATTTAAAGATAAGGTTTACCCAGAAAATTAA
- a CDS encoding electron transport complex subunit E: protein MSESKELFAQGLWKNNSALVQLLGLCPLLAVSSTATNALGLGLATTLVLVCTNVAVSAFRRWVPTEIRIPIYVMIIASVVSAVQMLINAYAFGLYESLGIFIPLIVTNCIVIGRAEAYASRNPVSLSAIDGLAMGLGATAALFVLGAMREILGNGTLFDGADLLLGSWAKSLRVEVLHLDSPFLLAMLPPGAFIGLALMLAGKYLIDEKMKKRAVLKSGEQPEREYQKEQGCGSHISR from the coding sequence ATGAGTGAATCTAAAGAACTGTTTGCACAAGGCTTATGGAAAAATAACTCGGCTCTTGTACAACTATTAGGTCTATGTCCATTACTGGCAGTTTCATCAACGGCAACTAATGCCCTTGGTCTCGGCCTTGCGACCACTTTGGTTTTAGTTTGTACCAACGTCGCCGTTTCTGCGTTTCGTCGCTGGGTACCTACAGAAATTCGTATTCCTATCTATGTTATGATTATTGCATCTGTCGTAAGTGCCGTACAGATGCTGATCAATGCATATGCCTTTGGTTTATATGAATCTCTGGGAATATTTATCCCTCTTATCGTTACCAACTGTATTGTCATCGGTCGTGCTGAGGCCTACGCCTCAAGAAACCCTGTATCACTTTCTGCTATAGATGGTCTAGCGATGGGATTAGGTGCTACCGCCGCATTATTTGTGCTTGGTGCTATGCGTGAAATACTGGGTAACGGTACTTTGTTTGATGGTGCTGATTTACTCTTAGGTTCATGGGCTAAATCATTACGCGTTGAGGTATTACACCTTGACTCACCGTTTTTACTCGCTATGCTGCCACCGGGCGCTTTTATTGGCCTAGCCTTGATGCTTGCGGGCAAATATTTGATTGATGAAAAAATGAAAAAACGTGCCGTACTCAAGTCAGGTGAACAACCTGAACGCGAATATCAAAAAGAACAAGGGTGCGGCAGCCATATTTCTAGATAA
- the rsxG gene encoding electron transport complex subunit RsxG — protein MLNTMRRHGTILAIFAAGTTALSGAVYTLTKDTIAQQAAIVQKQLLDQVVPTNLYDNEFGQECYLVGAEAELGSKQPHRLYIARKNGEPVAAALESTAPDGYSGAIHLLVGTDFNGNVLGVRVTEHHETPGLGDKIETRISNWITLLTGKVESEHDPKWAVKKDGGDFDQFTGATITPRAVVNATKRTATFMQKIPQNLSNYPICGAE, from the coding sequence ATGCTAAATACAATGCGCCGTCATGGCACGATATTGGCTATCTTTGCAGCAGGTACAACAGCACTCAGCGGGGCTGTCTATACCTTGACTAAAGATACTATTGCTCAACAAGCTGCGATCGTTCAAAAGCAGTTGCTCGACCAAGTCGTACCCACCAATTTATATGATAATGAATTTGGCCAAGAGTGTTATCTTGTAGGTGCAGAAGCTGAACTCGGCAGTAAACAGCCGCATCGACTGTATATTGCGCGTAAAAATGGTGAGCCTGTTGCAGCTGCTCTTGAATCAACCGCGCCTGATGGCTATTCAGGAGCAATACACTTATTGGTCGGTACAGATTTCAATGGAAATGTATTAGGTGTTAGAGTTACTGAGCACCATGAAACACCCGGTCTTGGCGATAAAATCGAAACGCGAATTTCAAACTGGATCACGTTACTTACGGGTAAAGTCGAATCAGAACATGATCCTAAATGGGCGGTAAAAAAAGATGGCGGTGATTTTGACCAATTTACAGGAGCAACGATCACACCTAGAGCTGTAGTGAATGCCACTAAGCGTACGGCCACATTTATGCAAAAAATACCACAAAACTTATCAAATTATCCTATTTGTGGAGCTGAATAA
- the rsxD gene encoding electron transport complex subunit RsxD, whose product MKFRPIDPNNRRLKIASAPFTHDKQSTSSVMFWVLLAAIPGIAAQLYFFGIGTLYQIILAMLTALIAEGISIRLRKQPVVNVLKDNSAVVTALLLGVSLPPLAPWWMIVLGTAFAIIIAKQCYGGLGQNPFNPAMVGYVVLLISFPVQMTSWLPPHELQSLSINPLESLAIILTGHTPTGVTLDALRMGVDGMSQATPLDSFKTGLLTHSISDVLQQPILQGSLAGIGWQWVNLGYLLGGLIMLNRRIINWQIPVSFLVTLAFCATVSWLLDDSRYSSPMLQLLSGATMLGAFFIATDPVTASTTPKGRLIYGVMIGLLVWLIRVYGGYPDAIAFAVLLTNIAVPLIDHYTQPRAYGHGHK is encoded by the coding sequence ATGAAATTTAGGCCTATTGACCCAAATAATCGCCGCTTAAAAATTGCTAGCGCGCCATTTACCCACGATAAACAAAGTACCAGCTCGGTGATGTTTTGGGTTTTACTGGCAGCGATCCCAGGTATAGCAGCACAGCTTTATTTTTTTGGTATTGGTACACTCTATCAGATCATTTTAGCCATGCTGACTGCGTTAATTGCCGAAGGTATATCTATACGTTTGCGTAAGCAACCTGTTGTTAACGTACTAAAAGATAACTCCGCGGTCGTCACCGCATTGCTCTTAGGTGTAAGCTTACCGCCGTTAGCGCCATGGTGGATGATTGTTTTAGGAACAGCGTTTGCCATTATTATTGCCAAACAATGTTACGGTGGATTGGGACAAAATCCATTTAATCCAGCAATGGTTGGCTATGTTGTATTATTGATATCATTTCCCGTACAAATGACCAGCTGGTTACCACCTCATGAATTACAATCACTCAGCATAAACCCATTAGAAAGTTTAGCCATTATCTTGACTGGACATACGCCAACAGGTGTGACCCTTGATGCTCTACGCATGGGGGTTGATGGTATGAGCCAAGCAACACCTTTAGATAGCTTTAAAACAGGGCTGTTAACACACTCCATTTCTGATGTTTTACAACAACCTATTTTGCAAGGCTCATTAGCTGGTATTGGCTGGCAGTGGGTAAACCTTGGCTATTTGCTAGGTGGGTTGATCATGTTGAACCGCCGCATTATCAACTGGCAAATTCCAGTGTCGTTCCTTGTTACATTAGCTTTCTGTGCAACTGTCAGTTGGTTGCTAGATGATAGCCGTTACTCATCACCGATGTTGCAACTGTTATCTGGTGCAACGATGTTAGGCGCCTTCTTTATTGCAACCGATCCTGTTACGGCATCCACAACACCGAAAGGTCGCCTTATTTATGGTGTTATGATTGGTTTATTAGTTTGGTTAATTCGCGTATACGGCGGTTATCCAGATGCGATCGCTTTTGCTGTGTTATTAACTAACATCGCAGTCCCACTTATTGACCACTATACGCAACCTCGCGCATACGGGCACGGACATAAGTAA
- the rsxC gene encoding electron transport complex subunit RsxC, with protein MFNLFNWLKKDNIWDFAGGIHPPEMKLQSSQTPMRIATVPDELVIPLQQHLGPEGELIVNVGDHVLKGQPLTRGVGRTVPVHASTSGTITAIKPMVTAHPSGLSELSVCLKSDGLDTWCELYPETDYSRLTPQQLLQKIEQAGIAGLGGAGFPTASKLAGGKDAIKTLIVNAAECEPYITADDRLMQEHADEVIEGCRVLQHLLNPDQILIGIEDNKPEAIAALKNAITDHDRQIIVRVVPTKYPSGGAKQLTKILTGKEVPSGARSSQIGVLMQNVGTVVAIKRAIIDGQPLIERVVTVTGESITSPGNFWVRLGTPVYHLLKQTGFTPATEQMVIMGGPLMGFTLPDLNVPVVKICNCLLVPSLEEVGQKPLEEACIRCGLCVEACPAALLPQQLYWFSKGKEHEKAQKHNLFDCIECGACAYVCPSNIPLVQYYRQEKAEIREINQEERRAAEAKLRFEAKQQRMEREKLAREERHKKASVQVEASDKDAVAAALARVKAKQTNATADINIVSGAEPDNSAVIAARAARKELARAKQAEKQAATTTANDVADDPRKAAVAAALARAKAKKAQQAAESDSVTQGAASPEVDDPRKAAVAAAIARAKAKKAAQQAEAAPAATELDASVGVAEAEVDPRKAAVAAAIARAKAKKAAQQAEAALAATEPDASVEVTEAEVDPRKAAVAAVIARAKAKKAAQQAEAAPAATELDASVGVAEAEVDPRKAAVAAAIARAKAKKAVQQAEAAPAATEPDASVEVTEAEVDPRKAAVAAAIARVKAKKLAQEKAQMVAQIREEELLSPAAELPIEEETDPRKIAVAAAIARVKAKQAQKQNEQTTTE; from the coding sequence ATGTTTAATTTATTTAACTGGTTGAAAAAAGATAATATTTGGGACTTTGCAGGTGGCATACATCCACCTGAAATGAAGCTACAGTCTAGCCAAACACCCATGCGCATTGCCACGGTCCCTGATGAGTTAGTCATTCCATTACAACAACATTTGGGCCCAGAAGGTGAACTAATAGTTAATGTTGGCGATCATGTATTAAAAGGCCAACCATTAACGCGAGGTGTTGGGCGGACTGTTCCTGTACATGCTTCAACATCAGGCACGATCACCGCCATCAAACCGATGGTCACAGCTCACCCTTCTGGCTTGAGTGAATTATCCGTTTGTCTCAAATCTGATGGCCTTGACACTTGGTGTGAATTGTATCCAGAGACGGATTATTCACGTTTAACGCCTCAACAGCTACTGCAAAAAATCGAACAAGCAGGCATTGCGGGTTTAGGTGGAGCAGGATTCCCTACCGCTTCAAAACTTGCCGGTGGTAAAGATGCTATCAAAACATTAATTGTTAATGCAGCAGAGTGTGAGCCTTATATCACCGCTGATGACCGATTAATGCAAGAGCATGCTGATGAAGTGATTGAAGGCTGCCGAGTATTACAGCATTTGTTAAACCCAGACCAAATATTAATTGGTATTGAAGATAATAAACCTGAAGCAATCGCAGCGTTAAAAAATGCGATTACTGACCATGACAGACAGATCATTGTTCGTGTCGTGCCCACTAAATACCCTTCTGGCGGTGCTAAACAGCTCACTAAAATCTTAACTGGTAAAGAAGTGCCGTCTGGTGCCCGTTCGTCACAAATTGGCGTACTGATGCAAAACGTGGGAACTGTCGTTGCAATTAAACGAGCAATTATCGATGGACAACCATTAATTGAACGTGTTGTGACCGTGACTGGCGAGTCAATTACTTCTCCCGGTAACTTTTGGGTACGTTTAGGAACTCCTGTTTATCATCTCCTAAAGCAAACAGGCTTTACACCTGCCACTGAACAAATGGTGATCATGGGAGGGCCTTTGATGGGCTTTACCTTACCTGACCTTAACGTTCCTGTTGTGAAAATCTGTAACTGCTTATTAGTTCCTAGTCTTGAAGAAGTGGGTCAAAAACCACTAGAAGAAGCTTGTATTCGTTGTGGCCTGTGTGTTGAGGCATGCCCTGCTGCCTTGTTACCTCAGCAATTATATTGGTTTAGTAAAGGTAAAGAACACGAAAAAGCCCAAAAACATAACTTGTTTGACTGTATTGAATGCGGAGCTTGTGCTTATGTCTGCCCGAGTAATATTCCGCTGGTACAATATTATCGACAAGAAAAAGCTGAAATACGCGAAATTAATCAAGAAGAACGCCGTGCTGCTGAAGCTAAATTGCGTTTTGAAGCAAAACAACAGCGAATGGAGCGAGAGAAACTCGCTCGAGAAGAACGCCACAAAAAAGCCTCAGTACAAGTCGAGGCATCTGATAAAGATGCAGTTGCAGCGGCATTAGCTCGCGTAAAAGCTAAACAAACTAATGCAACAGCTGATATCAATATTGTCAGTGGCGCTGAACCTGATAACAGCGCAGTCATTGCAGCTAGAGCTGCTCGTAAAGAGCTTGCTAGAGCAAAACAAGCAGAAAAACAAGCCGCAACGACCACGGCTAATGATGTAGCAGATGACCCACGTAAAGCGGCCGTCGCCGCTGCGCTTGCTCGAGCCAAAGCTAAAAAAGCACAGCAAGCGGCGGAAAGTGACAGCGTAACTCAAGGAGCAGCTTCACCTGAAGTGGATGACCCACGTAAAGCCGCTGTTGCTGCTGCCATTGCCCGCGCTAAGGCCAAAAAAGCGGCGCAGCAAGCTGAGGCAGCCCCTGCCGCTACTGAGCTTGATGCATCCGTTGGAGTAGCCGAAGCCGAAGTGGATCCACGTAAAGCCGCCGTTGCCGCAGCCATTGCCCGTGCTAAGGCCAAAAAAGCGGCGCAACAAGCTGAGGCAGCTCTTGCCGCGACTGAGCCTGATGCATCCGTTGAAGTAACCGAAGCCGAAGTGGATCCACGTAAAGCCGCCGTTGCTGCTGTCATTGCCCGAGCCAAGGCCAAAAAAGCGGCGCAGCAAGCTGAGGCAGCCCCTGCTGCTACTGAGCTTGATGCATCCGTTGGAGTAGCCGAAGCCGAAGTAGATCCACGTAAAGCCGCTGTTGCTGCTGCCATTGCCCGAGCCAAGGCCAAAAAAGCGGTGCAGCAAGCTGAGGCAGCCCCTGCCGCGACTGAGCCTGATGCATCCGTTGAAGTAACCGAAGCCGAAGTGGATCCACGTAAAGCCGCCGTTGCTGCTGCCATTGCGCGAGTTAAGGCAAAAAAACTAGCTCAAGAAAAAGCACAAATGGTTGCTCAGATTAGAGAAGAAGAGTTGCTCTCTCCAGCCGCGGAGCTACCTATTGAAGAAGAAACGGATCCACGCAAAATTGCCGTTGCAGCAGCCATAGCTCGTGTAAAAGCTAAACAAGCTCAAAAGCAAAATGAACAAACAACGACAGAGTAA
- the rsxB gene encoding electron transport complex subunit RsxB: MMSLWIAIAILAVLGLIFGLILGYASLRFKVEEDPIVEKIDAILPQSQCGQCSYPGCRPYAEAVANNGEMINKCAPGGEQVMLKLAELLNVDPQPIDGDESAQNPVRKVAIIDEDNCIGCTKCIQACPVDAIVGATRAMHTVIEDLCTGCDLCVAPCPTDCIELVPVKTTTANWKWDLNSIPVKNIPVSPNQTAVKGETHV; encoded by the coding sequence ATGATGTCATTATGGATTGCTATCGCTATTTTAGCTGTATTAGGGCTGATTTTTGGTCTGATCCTTGGCTATGCCTCTTTACGTTTTAAGGTTGAAGAGGATCCGATTGTTGAAAAAATTGATGCTATTTTACCTCAAAGCCAATGTGGTCAATGTAGTTACCCTGGCTGTCGTCCGTATGCAGAAGCTGTTGCCAATAATGGTGAAATGATCAACAAATGTGCCCCCGGTGGTGAACAAGTGATGCTTAAACTAGCAGAACTTCTTAACGTCGACCCTCAACCTATTGATGGTGATGAAAGCGCACAAAACCCTGTGCGTAAAGTCGCGATTATTGATGAAGACAATTGCATCGGTTGTACTAAATGTATCCAAGCTTGCCCTGTAGACGCCATTGTAGGTGCAACTCGTGCAATGCATACCGTTATCGAAGATTTATGTACAGGGTGTGATTTATGTGTAGCCCCCTGCCCAACAGACTGTATTGAACTTGTCCCCGTGAAAACCACCACAGCAAATTGGAAATGGGATTTAAACAGTATCCCAGTTAAAAATATACCTGTATCACCGAATCAAACAGCAGTAAAAGGTGAAACACATGTTTAA
- the rsxA gene encoding electron transport complex subunit RsxA: MTDYLLLFIGTVLVNNFVLVKFLGLCPFMGVSKKLETAIGMGFATTFVMTLAAISSWLMDTLILVPLDLLYLRTLSFILVIAVVVQFTEMVVRKTSPTLYRLLGIFLPLITTNCAVLGVALLNINQSHGFLQSAVYGFGAAVGFSLVMVLFAAIRERLAVADVPAPFRGSSIGLITAGLMSLAFMGFSGLVKF, encoded by the coding sequence ATGACTGATTATCTTTTGCTATTTATTGGAACAGTACTGGTTAATAACTTCGTACTGGTAAAATTCCTTGGTCTGTGTCCTTTTATGGGCGTATCAAAAAAACTCGAAACAGCCATTGGAATGGGATTTGCCACGACCTTCGTAATGACGCTCGCCGCGATCTCTTCTTGGTTAATGGACACCTTAATATTGGTTCCCCTTGACCTCCTTTACTTACGCACATTAAGCTTTATCTTAGTCATTGCAGTGGTTGTGCAATTCACTGAAATGGTGGTGAGAAAAACCAGCCCAACCCTGTATCGCCTACTAGGTATTTTCCTACCATTGATCACCACTAACTGCGCAGTACTGGGTGTCGCACTACTCAACATTAACCAGTCGCATGGCTTTTTACAGTCTGCCGTCTATGGTTTTGGTGCGGCCGTTGGTTTTTCATTAGTTATGGTGTTATTTGCAGCCATTCGTGAACGCCTTGCAGTTGCAGATGTACCCGCACCTTTTCGAGGCTCATCTATCGGCTTAATTACAGCTGGATTGATGTCTTTAGCATTTATGGGCTTTAGTGGTTTGGTGAAATTCTAA
- a CDS encoding DUF2569 domain-containing protein, with product MTPVYDHHRITGWLLAPAAFILLTFFAVCAMVVMYSIKLYQIITTIDNWTSYIPLDWCLSFLITIVMALFTAHIIKLMFNRSRFFPRRFIIWLLILLLLGLKTFAFAAVDDATALKALAWPLIGAGFFVPYIKNSARVKMTFTQDR from the coding sequence ATGACTCCTGTTTATGACCATCACCGTATCACTGGTTGGCTACTCGCTCCAGCTGCTTTTATTTTACTCACTTTCTTTGCCGTTTGTGCGATGGTTGTTATGTATTCCATTAAGCTTTATCAAATAATCACCACCATCGATAATTGGACTAGTTATATTCCACTTGATTGGTGCTTATCTTTTTTGATTACCATCGTAATGGCATTATTTACTGCTCATATCATTAAACTCATGTTTAACCGTTCCCGCTTCTTCCCACGCCGCTTTATTATTTGGCTGCTGATCTTATTACTACTCGGGCTAAAAACATTTGCATTTGCCGCTGTCGATGATGCAACAGCCCTTAAAGCATTGGCTTGGCCTCTTATCGGTGCTGGTTTCTTTGTCCCCTATATCAAGAATTCTGCACGTGTAAAAATGACTTTCACACAAGATCGATAA